From the genome of Nicotiana sylvestris chromosome 2, ASM39365v2, whole genome shotgun sequence, one region includes:
- the LOC138885829 gene encoding uncharacterized protein: MTDRTMKRPLGIIDDVLVRVNKFILSADFVILDYDIPIILGRPFLAMGKTLVDMEAGELTFRVGDEKVVFHVCKSMKQPNSTEVCSFVDLVTVVIVDDTSVMINVEDPLDVVLLNLDVNDDEGRVECVLARCEETNLVLNWEKCHFMVEEGIVLGHKISKHGIEV; encoded by the exons atgactgatagaacgatgaagagaccattgggtattattgatgatgtgcttgtccgggtgaaCAAATTTATCTTgtcagctgactttgtgatcttggattatgATATTCCTATCATTttagggagacctttccttgctatggGGAAGACCTTAGTTGATATGGAAGCAGGAGAACtaaccttccgggtgggtgatgaaaaagtggtctttcatgtttgcaaatcaatgaagcagcctaacagtaccgaggtgtgctcttttgtggaccttgtcacagtagtgatagttgatgacaccaGTGTAATGATCAATGTGGAAGACCCTTTGGATgtcgtattgttgaatcttgatgtcaatgatgatgagggccgagtggagtgc gtcttggcccgttgtgaagaaaccaatcttgttctcaattgggagaaatgccactttatggtggaagagggaatagttcttgggcataaaatttcaaagcatggtattgag GTATAA